From the Musa acuminata AAA Group cultivar baxijiao chromosome BXJ3-7, Cavendish_Baxijiao_AAA, whole genome shotgun sequence genome, one window contains:
- the LOC135642572 gene encoding WAT1-related protein At1g09380-like → MSYSCLSWLMILIPLLFLFLYIHILAPSRTIYQDSQGERGRSQERMRGDCTPTLAMVAVQVGFAGLNVLSKLALDDGMSPFVMIAYRQLVATLFLSPLAIFLERKACREITRRVIIQIFFCSVFGATLNQVLYFLGLKYSSPTIACALNNMLPAITFIMAVPFRMETVGIRTLGGQAKVMGTLLCVSGSMLMTFYRGSLIKVWRSHIHWRYAEEMTISSANNASDQNMAVGAALVISSCLAWAVWFIIQAKMSKSFSSPYTSSALMCFMAGVQCFVIAAGVERSFSAWALGWDIRLAASLYTGLVGSGLAVSLMSWCIQKRGPLFVSMFSPLLLVIVSILGWAILDEKLYVGSVTGSALIVGGLYSVLWGKGREIKKLRDVCQRTNGDGDDEGGAVAAVGLPLFSCPSKLPIHQVEAGQP, encoded by the exons ATGAGCTATTCTTGTCTTTCTTGGTTGATGATTCTTATTCCCTTACTCTTCCTCTTTCTATACATCCACATCCTGGCTCCTTCAAGAACTATATATCAGGATAGTcaaggagagagagggaggagccaAGAAAGGATGAGAGGTGACTGCACGCCAACCCTGGCCATGGTGGCAGTCCAAGTGGGTTTTGCAGGCCTCAACGTGCTGTCGAAGTTGGCGTTGGACGACGGCATGAGCCCCTTCGTCATGATCGCCTACCGTCAGCTCGTCGCCACCCTCTTCCTCTCCCCTCTTGCCATCTTTCTTGAAAG GAAAGCTTGCAGGGAGATTACACGCAGGGTTATCATCCAAATCTTCTTCTGCTCTGTGTTCGG GGCTACACTGAACCAAGTCTTGTACTTCCTCGGGCTCAAGTACTCCTCGCCGACGATCGCATGCGCCCTCAACAACATGCTGCCTGCCATTACCTTCATCATGGCCGTTCCTTTCAG GATGGAGACAGTAGGGATCAGAACACTGGGCGGGCAGGCCAAGGTGATGGGAACCCTGTTGTGTGTGAGTGGTTCCATGTTGATGACCTTCTACAGAGGAAGCCTCATCAAGGTGTGGCGATCCCACATCCACTGGAGATACGCCGAAGAGATGACGATCAGCAGCGCGAACAACGCCAGCGACCAGAATATGGCTGTTGGAGCTGCCTTGGTCATCTCCAGTTGCTTGGCTTGGGCCGTCTGGTTCATCATCCAG GCGAAGATGAGCAAGAGCTTCTCTTCTCCGTACACCAGCTCCGCTCTCATGTGCTTCATGGCCGGCGTGCAGTGCTTCGTCATCGCAGCCGGCGTCGAGAGGAGCTTCTCGGCGTGGGCGCTCGGTTGGGACATCAGGCTCGCGGCGTCGCTCTACACC GGATTGGTGGGATCAGGGCTGGCAGTTTCTCTCATGTCATGGTGCATACAGAAGAGAGGCCCCCTCTTCGTCTCAATGTTCAGCCCGCTGCTGCTCGTCATCGTTTCGATCCTCGGTTGGGCGATCCTCGACGAGAAGCTCTACGTTGGAAG TGTCACAGGATCTGCACTAATAGTTGGAGGACTCTACTCGGTCCTCTGGGGCAAGGGAAGGGAGATCAAGAAGCTGAGAGATGTGTGCCAGAGAACTAATGGAGATGGAGATGATGAGGGAGGAGCTGTTGCAGCTGTTGGTCTCCCATTGTTCTCTTGCCCATCCAAGCTTCCAATTCATCAGGTTGAAGCAGGCCAACCTTGA
- the LOC135642151 gene encoding nitrogen regulatory protein P-II homolog isoform X1, giving the protein MAAATSPFSARLRAANPLSTRHLNSLALVSKPKFLISVSRAAPLHTRFGGARLPSLLPVIRAQSSPVEYTPDAEFYKIEAIVRPWRVHHVSSGLLQMGIRGVTVSDVRGFGAQGGSTERHGGSEFSEDKFIAKVKMEIVVCKDQVEAVVEKIIEEARTGEIGDGKIFLIPVSDVIRVRTGERGEKAERMSGGRADMMSSTASID; this is encoded by the exons ATGGCGGCCGCCACCTCTCCCTTTTCCGCGAGATTGCGGGCTGCGAATCCCTTATCAACTCGTCATCTGAACTCCCTCGCCCTGGTTTCCAAGCCCAAGTTTCTCATTTCTGTTTCGAGGGCTGCGCCGCTCCATACAAGGTTTGGGGGCGCGAGGCTTCCCTCGTTGCTCCCTGTGATTAGAGCCCAGAGCTCTCCAG TAGAATATACTCCGGATGCGGAATTTTACAAAATAGAAGCGATTGTAAG GCCTTGGCGAGTTCATCATGTTTCATCg GGTTTGCTGCAAATGGGTATTCGAGGAGTTACAGTTTCCGACGTTCGAGGTTTTGGAGCACAAGGCGGCTCAACAGAGAGGCATGGCG GATCTGAGTTTTCAGAAGACAAGTTCATAGCTAAAGTTAAGATGGAGATAGTGGTATGCAAGGACCAG GTTGAAGCTGTAGTTGAGAAAATAATTGAGGAAGCAAGAACAGGAGAAATTGGTGATGGCAAGATTTTCT TAATACCAGTTTCAGATGTAATTAGAGTTCGTACAG GTGAACGTGGTGAGAAAGCTGAGAGAATGAGTGGTGGACGAGCAGATATGATGTCCTCGACAGCATCCATTGACTAG
- the LOC135642151 gene encoding nitrogen regulatory protein P-II homolog isoform X2: MAAATSPFSARLRAANPLSTRHLNSLALVSKPKFLISVSRAAPLHTRFGGARLPSLLPVIRAQSSPEYTPDAEFYKIEAIVRPWRVHHVSSGLLQMGIRGVTVSDVRGFGAQGGSTERHGGSEFSEDKFIAKVKMEIVVCKDQVEAVVEKIIEEARTGEIGDGKIFLIPVSDVIRVRTGERGEKAERMSGGRADMMSSTASID; encoded by the exons ATGGCGGCCGCCACCTCTCCCTTTTCCGCGAGATTGCGGGCTGCGAATCCCTTATCAACTCGTCATCTGAACTCCCTCGCCCTGGTTTCCAAGCCCAAGTTTCTCATTTCTGTTTCGAGGGCTGCGCCGCTCCATACAAGGTTTGGGGGCGCGAGGCTTCCCTCGTTGCTCCCTGTGATTAGAGCCCAGAGCTCTCCAG AATATACTCCGGATGCGGAATTTTACAAAATAGAAGCGATTGTAAG GCCTTGGCGAGTTCATCATGTTTCATCg GGTTTGCTGCAAATGGGTATTCGAGGAGTTACAGTTTCCGACGTTCGAGGTTTTGGAGCACAAGGCGGCTCAACAGAGAGGCATGGCG GATCTGAGTTTTCAGAAGACAAGTTCATAGCTAAAGTTAAGATGGAGATAGTGGTATGCAAGGACCAG GTTGAAGCTGTAGTTGAGAAAATAATTGAGGAAGCAAGAACAGGAGAAATTGGTGATGGCAAGATTTTCT TAATACCAGTTTCAGATGTAATTAGAGTTCGTACAG GTGAACGTGGTGAGAAAGCTGAGAGAATGAGTGGTGGACGAGCAGATATGATGTCCTCGACAGCATCCATTGACTAG
- the LOC135642151 gene encoding nitrogen regulatory protein P-II homolog isoform X3 → MAAATSPFSARLRAANPLSTRHLNSLALVSKPKFLISVSRAAPLHTRFGGARLPSLLPVIRAQSSPEAIVRPWRVHHVSSGLLQMGIRGVTVSDVRGFGAQGGSTERHGGSEFSEDKFIAKVKMEIVVCKDQVEAVVEKIIEEARTGEIGDGKIFLIPVSDVIRVRTGERGEKAERMSGGRADMMSSTASID, encoded by the exons ATGGCGGCCGCCACCTCTCCCTTTTCCGCGAGATTGCGGGCTGCGAATCCCTTATCAACTCGTCATCTGAACTCCCTCGCCCTGGTTTCCAAGCCCAAGTTTCTCATTTCTGTTTCGAGGGCTGCGCCGCTCCATACAAGGTTTGGGGGCGCGAGGCTTCCCTCGTTGCTCCCTGTGATTAGAGCCCAGAGCTCTCCAG AAGCGATTGTAAG GCCTTGGCGAGTTCATCATGTTTCATCg GGTTTGCTGCAAATGGGTATTCGAGGAGTTACAGTTTCCGACGTTCGAGGTTTTGGAGCACAAGGCGGCTCAACAGAGAGGCATGGCG GATCTGAGTTTTCAGAAGACAAGTTCATAGCTAAAGTTAAGATGGAGATAGTGGTATGCAAGGACCAG GTTGAAGCTGTAGTTGAGAAAATAATTGAGGAAGCAAGAACAGGAGAAATTGGTGATGGCAAGATTTTCT TAATACCAGTTTCAGATGTAATTAGAGTTCGTACAG GTGAACGTGGTGAGAAAGCTGAGAGAATGAGTGGTGGACGAGCAGATATGATGTCCTCGACAGCATCCATTGACTAG